A genome region from Leptodactylus fuscus isolate aLepFus1 chromosome 6, aLepFus1.hap2, whole genome shotgun sequence includes the following:
- the RPL22 gene encoding large ribosomal subunit protein eL22, whose translation MAPMKKSTTKGGKKKKQLLKFTLDCTHPVEDGIMDAANFEQFLHDRIKVNGKVGNLGGGVVTIERSKSKITVTSEVPFSKRYLKYLTKKYLKKNSLRDWLRVVANSKESYELRYFQINQDEEEEEDED comes from the exons ATGGCTCCTATG AAAAAGTCCACAACTAAGGGCggtaagaagaagaagcagctgcTGAAGTTCACCTTGGACTGTACACACCCTGTGGAAGATGGCATCATGGATGCTGCTAACTTT GAGCAGTTCTTGCACGACCGCATCAAAGTCAATGGGAAAGTTGGCAACCTAGGTGGTGGTGTTGTCACCATTGAGAGAAGCAAAAGCAAAATCACTGTGACATCAGAAGTACCATTTTCCAAGAG GTACTTGAAATATCTGACCAAGAAATACCTGAAGAAGAACAGCCTGCGTGACTGGCTGCGTGTGGTTGCCAACAGTAAGGAAAGCTATGAGTTAAGATACTTCCAGATCAaccaggatgaggaggaggaagaggacgaagattaa